A window of the Gossypium hirsutum isolate 1008001.06 chromosome A05, Gossypium_hirsutum_v2.1, whole genome shotgun sequence genome harbors these coding sequences:
- the LOC107957610 gene encoding probable prolyl 4-hydroxylase 3 has product MAKVRHSRLQARKWSTVTLVLSMLFMLSVVLLMLLGLGIFSLPINNDDSAPNDLTSYRRMASERGKGLGKRGEQWTEVLSWEPRAFIYHNFLSKEECEYLINLAKPHMVKSTVVDSKTGKSKDSRVRTSSGMFLRRGQDKIIRHIENRIADYSFIPVEHGEGLQVLHYEVGQKYDAHFDYFLDEFNTKNGGQRMATMLMYLSDVEEGGETIFPAAKGNISAVPWWNELSECGKQGLAVKPKMGNALLFWSMRPDATLDPSSLHGGCPVITGNKWSSTKWMHLEEYKV; this is encoded by the exons ATGGCGAAAGTGAGACATTCTCGATTGCAAGCGAGGAAATGGTCGACGGTTACGCTCGTGTTGTCGATGTTGTTTATGTTATCGGTAGTTTTATTGATGCTATTGGGACTAGGGATCTTCTCTCTCCCGATAAATAACGATGATTCTGCCCCCAATGATCTCACTTCTTATAGGCGCATGGCTTCTGAAAG AGGGAAAGGCTTGGGGAAGAGAGGGGAGCAATGGACTGAAGTCCTTTCCTGGGAGCCTAGAGCTTTCATTTATCATAACTTCTTG TCCAAGGAAGAGTGTGAGTACTTAATAAATCTTGCTAAACCTCACATGGTGAAGTCCACTGTGGTTGATAGCAAGACAGGGAAAAGTAAAGATAGCAG GGTACGGACAAGTTCGGGTATGTTTCTGAGAAGAGGGCAAGATAAAATCATTAGGCACATAGAAAATAGGATAGCAGACTACTCTTTCATTCCTGTAG AGCATGGAGAAGGTCTTCAAGTTCTCCACTATGAAGTTGGACAGAAATATGATGCACACTTTGATTACTTCCTTGATGAGTTCAACACTAAAAATGGTGGCCAGCGGATGGCTACCATGCTTATGTATTT GTCAGATGTTGAAGAGGGGGGTGAGACAATATTTCCTGCAGCCAAGGGCAATATTAGTGCTGTGCCGTGGTGGAATGAATTGTCTGAATGTGGGAAACAGGGGCTTGCTGTGAAGCCTAAGATGGGTAACGCATTGCTGTTCTGGAGCATGAGACCTGATGCTACACTAGATCCTTCAAGTTTGCACG GTGGATGCCCTGTGATTACGGGGAACAAATGGTCCTCTACAAAGTGGATGCATCTTGAAGAATACAAGGTTTAA